ACGGAAAGCCTCAAAGATTATCTGAATGTGTTGACTAAATGAGGAAGTGATCAGATAGTAGGATCCATGAGCTCCCGATGACATAAtactgtctcttttttttctctactctATTTCTAGATAAAAATTTTCTTCCAGTCtcagttattattatttcacATCATTCTGGTATGATTCTGGTGCTTCATGGCCTATAGGGAAATTATTGTTAATTCCTGTTGTAAACAGGCATGCCTAGACATATTGGCCACAAACATGTCTGGCCACTAAGCTTACTTTTGTGAGCTGGGAAGAGATTACAATTTATCGCATTCCATAGTAGCTATTTGAGCAtatgattttttctttctgtatagcCATGTTGTCACAGGTAAGAACTGACTCTTCATCATCTGTCAAGTCTCTATCATCTCTTCCAACTTCCTGCCTTAAATGGtacttaatacattttaatggaaTGAGTGATACATGAAGCACGAATGACTTCAGTCTCTCAGAAGGAACAAATGGATTAACTTAAGTACATTTTCTAATATCATAAGCAGATGAAACACAAGTAGAAATAAACCATAGTTTCTTTGCCCAGCATATAAGCTTTATTAAGAAATATCATAGGACACAATGCTACAGAGAGTGGAATGGCCAGCAGGCAAGCTGATTATGATCCCCCCCAAATAAGGAAAGGATCCAATGGAAAAGTGTAGAATGGTCTGGCCTATTTCTTAGAAGCTGGAAGTTGGTTAAGgaactttcattttctctgatgTCATCTGAAGAATGTCTCTCAGCTGTAGTCTGGTGTCTTTGATGTTAGAAAAGCTTGAAGTAAACAGAAGCTAAAAGTTGGTCACCAAGCAGGAAGAATAGGGTTACAGACTGTTCTTAAGAAAGTATTTTCCAAGATTTTGACAATTCTCAATTCTGCAAGAGTTTCAGATGCAGTGCATCCAGAACAATTTGGTGGTCAGCCTGTGGATTCTCGGCATTTCTGGATCCACTGTAGGTGATCGAGGTATTGATTATAGAACAGACTCGGACAGCGCTGTGATGCGCCTGTACTCTTAGACCTCACAAAAGGCAACGAAGTAAAGGTTGGAGAACTTGTTACTAGTCCAGGGTTGGTTAAGGAGATGCACAATTGAAGAATACCATGATCTGGGCAATTGAAACATTAGCTCTTAATGGGTGGAttagcagcagtagcagcagcaggctGGGCGGCAGCAGGACTGTCCACAGTAGGATGGACggcagcaggaggcctgggcGTGGTGCAGCTGGCAGCAGGTTGGGGGTATACAGCTCACCACACAGCAGGGGGGCAGGCATGTGCCCTCCACGCGGCAGTCAGGGCGGCACCATCTAACACGGCAGCTCAGGGCTCCACTTCCGCCCTCCTGGCCACAGCCAAAGCCACCCCCAATGCCATAGCCTGTCCCACAGCAGCTTGGCTGGCAGCAGCTGGTCTcacagcagctgggctggcagcagtTGGAGCCACAGATGCCACCAGTGGAGCAAGTGGGAAAGCCACAGAAGCTAGTAGCACAGCAGGCCATGGTGTCAGGAGTTGGTTGGATGTTGAGTAGGTTGGATGAGTTTCTGAGTTTGGGAGCAAACCTGAGCATGGGGCCCTTTATATAGTCAAGTGAGTTGCTGTTTATAAAATTCTTaacatatttttcttgttttggtttaaaTTTGTTCCTCAGTGGTCCTCTGATTGGCTTCCATTGAAATACTTGTGACATATTATGggaatggttttgttttataaggtCGCTGTGACTCGTTCTATTGGCCACATACTCTTTGGAGTAGTGTTTGTGGTTTCCATGTTCAAAGAGTCTTCTCACTGTAGGTTAAGACAACACCCTTATTCTGCATTGTTGTCATTCCACTTGGCCGTCTACCCAAACCTCTAAAGCAGAAGGCCATATGATTGCTTTTCGagcattatttttctctcttgcatAGATAGACTAAATTCTATCGAATTTAAAGCATTGGTgtatttgtcaaattgagcacaCCTTTGGTCATGTGTAGCATCTACCTCATCGACCCTGTCACCATAATCAGATGGTCTTTATAGCTCTTTTCATTTCAATAGATTGGAAATGTGTAAGTGTTATTTGTATTTCAGGCCAGAGAGTTCTTTCACTGTGAactaaataacttatttttttctttctttcagatagtATCCAGACTGATTTTTGTATAttcttaataaatgtttattgaatctGATTCAGTGGTGATTAACTGAGGGGGTGGAGTATAAGGTATGATTCATGAACGCCTGAACCACTCAAGAATGAGTAAGAGCACTTTCGAGTTGGAGCGCCGCCCACGAAGACTTATTTGCCGTGAAGACAGTAGGGAATGATGAGCTATTTTTGTCTGAATTTAGTGGTTGGAAAAAACTTGAGAAAAATATCTAGGAGTTATGACACCTCAAACAAATGTACAGTCATCCAATTCTCTTTTTTCTGGAATGTACCATTCTATTTGTAATCCATCGTTGCTGCCAATTGAATGAGAGAGGTAAGTGGTGGGGCCGTGTAAAGAACCTGAGAGAAATGTCTTAggtctttatgtattttgtgtattgTAGTCAACTGCTTATATGAGAACTAAAATTACATGATCGACTCTACCTCCTTTTGTTCTAGGTTTGCGTTAACTTCTTAAGAAAGGCTTTTTTCAATTGGCTTGCAAATTATAAATTGTGATGTTGCTGTTTGAGATTTCTAAGGCATCTGTATGATGTGATGGTGGAATTCAGAAGTTACACCTCAAAGCTGCTTGCTCTACTCTTGTCTAGTACAGATGTGTCCCTCATACACCCAGTAAGTACAGGTGAATACTGGGAGTTGAAGTTTACATAGCTGGAGATCAGCGGAATGGAGTTAGGCCAAGTTGAAGCAAATGAACCCAAGTTCTATTGGAAATGGTAATGGAAGATATTTTCCAAAAGAGTTAGTAGCTAATAATCCAGTTTCTTTATGTTGTGCATGGATAGAGAAAAATCATCTACTGTACTAAATGGGACAAGGTTTGAGTTGGTATAAAAAGTCCATGCAGGGTAACTCTATTGGTCTGGgtccattttaataaaacattcacACATTTCAATAGCCATGAAGATTATTTAATGCacagaacatttttattagtAGACGATCAGACATAAGTTAATTTTCGTACAACCATTTTGCTTTAGACTATGTGCCTATGCCTGAAGATTACTATCATCTATAGATGGGCAGCTTAAAATTAGAAGATGGACAGAAATCTATTCCCTTGTGCATAAAACACTTTATTTGAGAGCATCGGAGTCTCTTCAAgtggaaagcatggcagaagATGTGTGGGGACCGAGAACTAGGGAATAAAGTCCACGTGACACTGGAATGATGTACTGCTGCATCCTGGTACATCACCTAAGCAAAGAAGGGTCCCTGGAACATGCTGATTGAGATGCGTGTTCAGTGCACCAATTCCAGCATGTCTGTGGGGATCCTGATGAAGAGTTCCACCTCCATGAACAGGTTAACAACATGAAGATACTTAGCATCCACCACAGCAGCCCACACAATTCTTCAGTGCTTTCTGTTGCATTTTTAACTACTCAGGAACCTGGTTCTTAACAGCTGGGCTCAGAGCAGCTGGGCTTAGAGCAGCTGGGCTCGCAACAGTGGCAGCAGCAGGCTGGACGGCAGCAGGACTGTCCACAGTAGGACGGGCggcagcaggaggcctgggcATGGTGCAGCTGGCAGCACGTTGGGGGTGTGCAGCTCACCACacagcagggaggcaggcaggtgcCCTCCACGCGGCAGTCAGGGCGGCACCATCTAACACGGCAGCTCAGGGCTCCACTGCCACTCTCCTGGCCACTGCCAGTACCACAGCAGCTGGTCTGACAGCTGCTGGCCTGacagcagctgggctggcagcagctggtCTGACAACAGCTGGACTGGGTGCAGGtgggctggcagcagctggtCTGGGTGCAGGtgggctggcagcagctggtCTGGGTGCAGGtgggctggcagcagctggtCTGACAACAGCTGGACTGGGTGCAGGTGGGCTGACAGCAGCTGGACTGGGTGCAGGtgggctggcagcagctggaCTGGGTGCAGGtgggctggcagcagctggattgggagcagctgggctggcagcagctggaTTGGGAGCAGCTGGGCTGACAGGAGTTAGAACCACAGGTGCCGCCAGTGGAACAAGTGGGAAAGCCACAGAAACTAGTAGCGCAGCAGGCCATGGTGTCAGGAGTCAAGTTGGTTGTTCTGTGAGGAGAAGTTTCTGAGTCTGGTTTGTGTCTTCCTCACCCGGTCTTTTATATATTCCCTATAGCTGCGTATTCATCTAATATTAAGCATCTTCCCTTGACGCAAGTTGCAAAGTCAGTCTTTGATTGGTCAGTATCTGAGTAATTAGAAACTTATAAACAGTGCTTCCATCATCTACTATAGTCAGTGATCAATTAAGTGGCACTGTGCTTCCTCTTTCCGCTCTGGTCTAAGAGAAGGTGTATCGCCTAACACAGCAGCCCTCTATAAAGTCACATGACAAACACGACCCTGGCTTGCTTTGCCTCAGCTGACCTCTGATAACCTTAGGCACAAGTTTATCCAAACTGAAAATTTATTTCCTAAGCAGCCACTCAGCAACAATCATGATTTCATGATTGTTTACTCAGACTCGGTAAGACTAATATTGGTGTCATCAAAACATGAGCTATTAACTGATCAGCATCCAAACAAAGTCTGCCTGCCTAGGATCAGTTTGCGCAGGTTAGAAGATCCTTAAATCTCAATGCTATTTCCTTTTGGTCATCAATgcacaccttacacacacacacacacacacacatacacacacacacacacacacacgtaaaatatCAATGACTATGCTTTCAGAAGGCAAAGAGTAATGGAGTCATATAAGGAAAACTGATACCTCCATTCTCTAGTGTGCACagacaggcacatgcacatatgcaaatatcTTTTTCAAAACTAGTGTAACAGAGATAACCAATATTGGCAGTTGgtgtttattctttattcattcctacttcttgaagtaataacgtgtgtgtgtgtgtgtgtgtgtgtgtgtgtgtttgtatgtgtgcgtgcacatgtgtgtgtcttcaaTTTCAATAAAGTTTGGATTTATGCATGTgtaaattaaaatcttaattgTGGCAAAGACTCACTGCATGAAATTCATGTCAATATTTTCAACATTATGTCAATCATTTTaactaattttattctttaaaaaaagattgattctatttttaattgtgtgtctgtgtgtgggaatGTACATGGAGTACAAGCACCTGCGGAGGCCACCAGAGATGGATTCCTCAGAGCTGGggtacaggcagctgtgagccgctcagtgtggatgctggggaacACTACACAAACACCATGGAGATTTCAATAGGATTGTCTACATCTATGGATCTATCAGTAGTATTGTTATTCTAACAGTGCAAGTTTTGTAATTTGTGGACATTGGATATCGTTCCActtatttgtatcttttaaaatttgtctcaGTAATCTTTTGTTATTTCTAGTGTCTAAATGTTTTCCTCAGTCAAGTTGATCCCTTCACAGTTGATTCTTTCTGAGGCCATTGTAAATTTAATTGTTCATGTAGCCTTCCTTTTTGTATTGCTTACTGTTAGTGTATAGAAattcaactgtgtgtgtgtgtgtgtgtgtgtgtgtgtgtgtgtgagagagagagagagagagagagagagagagagagagagagagagtgcatgtgtgtatgtgtgtgtgtgaagattgTATTGGTAACTTTGCTTAGTTTATTGATTACTTTTAAtacttcttttgtgtgtgaatctttaggtgtgtgtgtttgtgtgtgtgtatgtgtgtgtgtgtgtgtgtgtgtgtgtgtgtgtgtgtacgtgcgcacATGAGTGCAATATCCTGCTATCTTTAACTGGAgatagttctattttattttatttttgaaatttggtgacatttgtttctttactttgCTGGATTTCTCTAGCTAGCACTTCTGGTGGTGTGATAAACAGCATAGCAGAGTTGGCATTCTTGTCTCACTCCCAAGCCAACGGGAAACGCTATCTGAATGTAAATAATTGTCTTTTTAATTGAGGGTTTTTATTATACCaaggtagttttgatttttgagtgtttttaaaagtaaaaatctcatctatctatctatctatctatctatctatctatctatctatctatctatctatctatctatccatccatccatctatctatctacttacttatttgtgtgtgcccTAGTGCATGTATAGAAGTTCAAGAAAGACTTACAGGAGTCTGTCCTAGTCTTCTATCATGTGAGTccaggaaatgaactcaggttgtctgggtTGAAAGCAGGATCTTTTGCCTACCATGTCCTTGGTCCTACTGAGTATTTTCAAAATGATGAAAGAGTTTtggaatttataaaaaaaatttttttgcaaCAGTTGAGATAACCATGTGTTTCCCCTCTATTTGTTAAAGAttacagtgatatatatatatatatatatgacaactCCTGCATTGTAAAGTAAATTATCTGTTAGTAATgctctttaatctttttattgttCAGTTGAACTCTGTTGGATAATTGTTGATGGATGATTATTATACTGTTGTATGAATATTAGTCGGGAATATTATTCTGTGATTTTCCTGTCTTTGCTATCAGACTGATGATGGTTTTATAGGCCCAGCTTGGaattatttcttttcctatttaccCCCATATTTACTAAAACAATGAACgtgttttgagatatttcttgagaattgttaattttttaatatatatttgatagAATTTACCTGTGGACATGTCTGGTCTCTGAACTTTCCTCGATGAGGACTTTCTGATTTCCGATTCAGTGTCCTCTGTAGTTAGAACCATCCtcagattttcagattttttttttttattgctgagtatGGAGAGGTTGTATGCTTGTAGGAATTTCTCCACTGATATGTTTATATCTGCATAGTATATATCTACATTATTcaatttatttgcatgtgtggaggtcagaggtcgacACTAGTGTCTTCCTCAACTGTTCTCCATTTCATCCTTTAGAGACAGGGTGACTAACCCTGGAGCTTGCTGCTGTATGTGACCACACTCACCTTTCTTCCTTAGGTGGGTGGCGCGGATCAAAGTTAGGTTCTTGTGCTTGAGTGTAAGCATTTACCAACTGATCCCAGTTTCTTGTAGATCTCATATGTAAAACTCATTTTGAAGGCTGTATAATATCTTAGAGTCTGGCCATAGCagggtttatttacttattttatgaatttttctttaattttcatttttaaaacttaaacgAAATTGCACAATTCCCCTTTCTACTCCCTAGCTCTTCCTTGATCACGTcatgcctccttctctctcagattagtgtcttctttttctttaattactattgttatgcacatatatacatatatatacatatacatatatgtatatatggacatAAATTGATAGATACAATCTGCAAAGTTTGTTTAGAGTTGCttgtatatatatgatttcagagctgaccacttggtattggataatgaATTAAGAGGCTCATCCTTGAGGAAGACTAAATCTTCTCTTAGCATTCtctagttgcctgtagttcttcatctagtGTGGGGCCTATGAGAGGTCCCCTTCTATGTCAGCTTGTCTATTCGTcttgtccttgttcaggtcttatttaaACAGCCATATCATGGTTTATATTCCCTGTTATTTCTAGGAGCACAGTCTCAACagatttcctggtcctctggctcttactgtcTTTCCGCCCACaccttcttccacaatgttcctgagacttaggtgcaggagttgtaTTGTAGACATATCTCTTGGAACTGTGCATATGATcgcttgttctctgcattttgactatagttttctgtaatgatcttcATCTGTTGCAGAGGGAAGCCTCTTTGGCGAGGGATGACAGGTATACTTATCGGtaggtataaggataaatatttggAATGCAATTAGGAATTATTCTTGTTTAGTAAAGTGTCAGTAGTTGGTTCTCCCCTAAGATTCATAACCCCAGTagggataaaaaacaaaacaaaataattgaagAATGACTAATAGTCTATGTATGGATGTGGCTGGAGTTCATTTGagagagggcttgcctagcatagaTGAAGTACTGGGTCCAATTTCCAGGGCTCTAATAAACCACTTgtagtggcatatacctttaatagCACTCGGGAGTGGAGATAGGAAAAACAGAATTTCAAGGTTACATATtcatcttggctacatagtaaatttgaggCTATCCAGGGATAAGTGAGGAcctgtttttaaacaaacaaaaccttaagCATGAAACAGTGTGTGGTAATCATGAAAGGCTGAATTTACATTGTACcttatgtgtgtgattgtatttcgttttcttttataagcatgGGCTGTTTAAGTGCTGAACATGGTTTTGCTTAGGTTTAAGCAGGCAGACGGACAGAATGTGCCTTCATTTCTGTCCTTTCCTTATAAGGTATCTCTGGATTGGAGCATGTGTCTAGACAGTCCATCAGGAAGTgagctgtttgcttttttttttccctttatttatacCTTCGAATTTTCTGATCTTTGTTAGTCTTTGAATGTACAAATTATAATCTAACCTGAAACAACCCTCATTAGTTCTTCACACTAACTTCttctgtgtgtatgggtatgtccATTGGCCTGGGTCCTGCAGGGCTCACGTGGATACCTTGAGGGAAGACGTTCTTCTCCTTTCACTAATATAAGTCTCAAGAGCAGAACTCCGTGTGTCAGTCTTCGTCAAAAGCACCTTCAACCACTGAACATATGGCCTAGCAATattatatctgtctgtctatcagtccatctatctatgtatgcatctgtttatctgtctgtctatcatcttcTATACCCTCCAGTTCCAAGTCCAAGTTCATATTAGTTTGAAAAGCTACCCAGATTTATGAAGCAGTTCCTGATACTTATGcttaactatataaaaatatatttatatgaatattacACAAAACACACTTGTGCataacaaatatgtatttttcgATTAAGGTAACATCTCTGAAACCCAAGAGTTTATCTTGATTTTAAATATTGAGCGAAAACTTGGTAATTCTTCCTTTGCGTTTAGCAACtggaaaaaaatagtttaaaaatctcCACCTGCTTGTGAGTTTGCTCTTGGGAGAGGCTGGTCATCCCGATGCCCATCTTGTTCTGTCCTTCAAGACTCTAAGTGAATGAAAATGAGTGACTTATTAGCGTGGGCTACCACTGTTTTAGATCACTTGAAATAGCATCTTTATCCAGTGGATGGAAAAGGAAGCTGCATTTATGTTTTTTTACTCGTGATTCTGGCTTCTATGCATCTAGTTATAAAAGCATTGGGCGAGATGAAACACTTCTGGATGATCTAGTTGGTGATAGCTGTCAACAGGACACAGCCTATGATAGCCTGAAAGGGACTCTCACCCAAGTGATTATCTCTATCAGTTTAGCCTACAAGAGACTGTGCTGATTATTAATTGTTTGAGGGGGGGCCTGGCCTTATGAGAGAGCTAGCTAAAAATGATCCTGCAAGTGAGATAGAAAACAAACCATTAAGTTCCTGactctgagttcctgccttgactttccttagtgatgaactgtgacctggaagtacaAGCCAGACAACCTCTTTGCTCCCCATGTTTTTGGACACAATGTTTATTGAcagcaggaaaataaaacaagaccagGGCAATGCTGCAGCTTTTTATGGGGTCGAACCACTGTTGGAACTCATCCCAATTCCTAACAGgtataataataagaagaagataGAAAACAGGGCTGatgaggtagctcagtgggtaaaggtacttgcctctaagcctgatgaccagagttcagtgCTCAGAACCATAAGGTGGAAGAGGAGACTGCGTCTGAACTCTACTTACGTGCCCCACTCGCCAcacaaaataggaaaatatacagaatcaaactcagaaatcttttaGATAGATCTCCATGAAGTATCTATTATTTGcacactaaataaaaagaagcaagtttTAATATGCCAACAGATATAATTTATTGTTTTGGATACATTCGCCTTCTTTTATCAGAGTAATTTACAGAACAatggaagaagaatgaaaaacatCTTAGAGTAGAAGAATCTTTCATGGCCTTGACAGCACCAAGCCTTGGAAAACAAGGGACAATCCCAAGGTAAATTGATTTTCTCATTTGGGGATcaagtttgtattttattattttcatagaGGATATCAAAGCCTTTCCAGTAttagataaaaaagaaatgtttagtgAGGCCAAGTGTTCGTGCCCCAAACAAAAGCCATATCAAAGTTCAAGAACGTGTGGCCCAGGAGTTGAAAGCTGATCCGTTGGAAATCAGAAACCTGGGTCTTAACAGGTAGGTTCACAGCAGTTAGACTCAGAGCAGCTGGGTgggcagcagtagcagcagcaggctGGGCGGCAGCAGGACTGTCCACAATAGGATGGGCggcagcaggaggcctgggcATGGTGCAGCTGGCAGCAGGTTGGGGGTGTGCAGCTCGCCACACAGCAGGGGGGCAGGCAGGTACCCTCCACGCGGCAGTCAGGGCGGCACCATCTAACACGGCAGCTCACGGCTCCACTGCCACCCTCCTGGCCACTGCCAGTGCCACAGCAGCTGGACTGGCAacagctgggctggcagcagctgggctggcaaCAGCTGGTCTGGGAGCAGCAAGGTtggcagcagctgggctggcagcagctgggctggcagcagctgggctggcagcagctgggctggcagcagctNNNNNNNNNNNNNNNNNNNNNNNNNNNNNNtggcagcagctgggctggcagcagctgggctggcagcagctgggctggcagcagctgggctggcagcagctAGAGCCACAGGTACCACCAGTGGAGCATGTGGGAAAGCCACAGAAGCTAGTAGCGCAGCAGGCCATGGTGTCAGAAGTTGCTCTGTGCTGAAGGTTTGTTTGCTTAGAGGAGTTTTTTGAATTTGGATGGTGAGTGCCACTCCAGTCTTTTTATAATCCctggctggctgctcttcccctAATTTCCAAAGTGTCTTCcttgtttatgtttatgtaatTTTCTCTAAATGATAATTGTTTGTTCCTGAGTTACTTGTTCCGACTTCTGAAAGCCTgtaaaaagttgattttatttggtgGTCAATTAGGCTTCTTGACTACAGTGAAGTAGTCATTAGCGTTCATTGGAAAGATGAGCCTGGATCACCCATATTTGCTATAATTTTCCTACTGCCAACGACTAATTGACGAATGCTGCTCCTATTTAAGGAGAGTCAAAAATTACTCAGTGTTGACATTTGTAATTGGATCTCGAATCTCACATGGAAGTTCAATATTTTTGCCTGTTTCCTTGACTGGGATGAAAGGTGGGTTCAACTAGACAGAAAAGATGCCTTCTCTGTGCCTTGGGAAATGTGAATTGTTCGTTATCACCAATGATTGTTGAGCACTTATCATGCACCTAGACAGGTGTCTGTATCTTGTATAAATCCACATCCTTTTCACAGCATCCTCAAGGGTGGGCTCTACTGCTGCTGTCATAACACAGGGGGAAGAAACTGAGCCATCACCAATTAGCTTGGTGTTTTCATGGGACCCCTAACAGCAGGAATGGGGGTGTCTCTCACTCTTTTGGTTGCTCTTGGAACCTTTTTCCTGCTATTGGGTTACCGTGCCCAGCCCCGATATgaaggtttgtgcctagtcttattgcaacttgttATACCATCTTTTGTGTTGCTGTTCCTAGGAGGCCCACTATTCCTGACGGGAAATGAAGGAAGTGTGGATCTAGAGGGGAGAGAAGGTGGGAGGGCACTGGAAAAAGTAGCGGAAGGGAAAACTGTAGGCGGGATGTACtgtattaaagaagaaaaaaaagaaacaaagaaagaagttcctcaaaaccataaaaacaacaacaaaaacaagtggTGAATCTGAAGTCTGAGCTTCTACCGTCTGACTGAAGATAAAAATgtagctttctttttccattggcGTGTACAAGTGTGTGTCCACATTTATGTACACGAGcgagtgtatgtatgtttcatggacctgtggaggtcagaagacaactccaTGTGTGGGatctcaccttctaccttgtcTGAAACAAGGTCTTTGTTCTGCAGTGCCTGGCCAAGCTAGGTGTCCTGCAGGCTTCTGGCGATTCTCTTGTCCCCCGTTTTCATCTCTCCATagaagttctgagattacagataccctgggcttttatgtggattctgcagagtcaaactcaagtcctcCCACTTGTGTGGTGAGCCCTTTACCCTCAGAACTATCCCCCAGCTTCTTCGGTTGGGTACTTTTTCACTCTACGTGCTTAAAATGTGTAGGTGTCCTGATAACCATCTCAAGGACTATTTAATTCATGATGAAATTTGAATTCAGCAGGATTCTTGGTCCTAAAGATACTGATCTCGGGTGTTTAAGATGTTGCAGTGCATTGTTGACCAAAGCCCTGGAGATAATGACATTATGTGTGGCATTATTGTTTCTGGACTTTTCTACTTGGCACCATTTTTAACAGTACAAGATTTAAGTCAACTTTCATGATTATGGACTTTGGTAATGACTAACAGTAAAACACCAAGCTCAAGGCgagctggctcagcagataaaagagCATGcgaccaagcttgatgacctgagtttgatccctggtacCTGTGTGCTGGGAGGAGGAACTAACTCCTCTCACCTGACCCCTGCATCCACGGATGCACACACAATCAATTTAGTAAGAAAGTTGAAAACCTGTCACTCAAAATTCGAGAGCTCCCCTTCTCTGTCACAAGGTAAAGCTGAGTCTGAACCTTCTCTCACCAGTCTTAAATAAATCAAGAACAGGAGATGTAAccagacttctttttttcctaccACTAGAGTCTGTTTCATTTGTATTGATTTCCATGGAAATCAAAACAGACCAAAAATATTTACGATGTTGCTTTTTGTagattttctatctttttttggATACCAGGAGCTGGTGTCTATAGACTAAGGGGAAATGCAGGTGTCTGAACAACGATGCCATAAACAttatctttcttattctcttcagTTTCCACTATGTCATCTTGGAGGGCACAGGCCACACCATTACAAGAATAAGGTACTTtttagctgtttgtttgtttattttggtgtcTTTTAAATTGGACTCTCTAAAAGTGATCCTAATGTTTTG
This sequence is a window from Mus pahari chromosome 14, PAHARI_EIJ_v1.1, whole genome shotgun sequence. Protein-coding genes within it:
- the LOC110331749 gene encoding keratin-associated protein 1-3-like; translated protein: MACCATSFCGFPTCSTGGTCGSNSCQPSCSQSSCCQPSCSQSSCCQPTCTQSSCCQPTCTQSSCCQPTCTQSSCCQTSCCQPSCCGTGSGQESGSGALSCRVRWCRPDCRVEGTCLPPCCVVSCTPPTCCQLHHAQASCCRPSYCGQSCCRPACCCHCCEPSCSKPSCSEPSC
- the LOC110331748 gene encoding keratin-associated protein 1-3-like codes for the protein MACCATSFCGFPTCSTGGTCGSSCCQPSCCQPSCCQPSCCQXSCCQPSCCQPSCCQPSCCQPSCCQPCCSQTSCCQPSCCQPSCCQSSCCGTGSGQEGGSGAVSCRVRWCRPDCRVEGTCLPPCCVASCTPPTCCQLHHAQASCCRPSYCGQSCCRPACCCYCCPPSCSESNCCEPTC
- the LOC110331753 gene encoding keratin-associated protein 9-3-like, with the protein product MACCATSFCGFPTCSTGGICGSNCCQPSCCETSCCQPSCCGTGYGIGGGFGCGQEGGSGALSCRVRWCRPDCRVEGTCLPPCCVVSCIPPTCCQLHHAQASCCRPSYCGQSCCRPACCCYCC